The segment AAGGTAGGGAAGTTGATAGTGGAAGATTCGAGTTAGGTAGTGTTATAGGTGACAGAACTCGGATAAGTTCGAATTGTGTATTAAAAGCTGGAACGATAATATTTAATGATATTATTGTTTAATTATTTAAAGAATACGTTGAACGATTTAAAAGCTAATTTAAAAAGTTAAAGCTATTGGCTATCATTCTAAAAATATGTGATTCTCGGACGCCAATATAGTCAATACTAAGCATCTTTTATAACTTCCACATTTGCAGCTCCCTTCGCAACGAGTTTAGCATCTACTATCTTGAATCTCCATGAGTATTCGTTTATTTTCTCTCTGATGCCTATAATTTTTATACCTTTTTTAAATAAGGGGGCTTCCAGAACTAAGGTCTCAGCCTCTCCTCCTTCAAATGCTGGGTTAAAACCATATTTTTCAGCTCGTAAAATTATTTCTTCTATATCCTCCTCGGTTAAAATTTTGCCTAAGAATTTTGACGTTATGCCGCATGCATTGATGGAAGTTATAATGAATTTAAAGCCTTCGTTAATCAGCGTTCTCATATATTCGGCTTGATTTTTTCTCCATAAAGGTGAAAACGTTTTAAGATTCAGCTCTTCACAAATTAAATTTATTGCCATTCTTTGATAATCTGACAAGAGAGCTCCTGTGATAACACCTTCGACGCCAAACTTACGTTTTACTTCCATAAGGCTGTTTTTTAAATCCTCTAACTCCTTATCCTTAACACCACTCGTATATGCATAGTATAAGGGAAAACCAATAGCTACAGCCTGAAGCTTTGTTACCTCAACTCCTGGTCGGTGAAACATCCAAGAATCTTCGCGTCTTGGTTGGAAAGTTAGTAGATTTGAAATTTTAAAACCTTTAAGAATGGCCCAATGTAATGCGTATGTACTGTCTTTACCTCCTGAAAAAAGAGCACATATTTTCATTAGTTTTATCTGACTACTTCTTCTACCTGTCTATACCATGGTTTCTTCGTTCCGGTTTTCGCTCTTTTTCTCCATTTCCTAGTTTTTGGTTCTGCTTCAATCATAGCCAATAGCTTATCTACTCTATCTATAACTATTTTATATTCTTCTTCTGTGAGTTTGCCTTCTTTCATAAAATCTTCCGCGAATTTTTTAACGAGGTTAAGATTATTTGTCGCATCATAATAGAAGCCCCAATCATCAGCTAAAACTTTTGCTATATATTTGCCATCTACTGTCTCTTTGCTATGGCTGTCCGTAACTTCATGTCCTAGGAATAATACTATCAAGTCAACTATATCTTTTCGGTTGATCTCATGTATTTGTGTTTTTTCGAGGACTAAATCAGCTAGGCATATAGTTGGATAGTCGAGTTCGAGTCTGTTTTTAAAGTTAACATCGTGGCTAAACTCTAGTTTGTCGAAGAATATGTCCACATGATAGTATCCTTTAGGATGATAGTATATTCGTCTTTTGCTGCCGAACAGTCTATTTATGTAAAAATCTGGTTTAAACTTAAGAACTTCTTCGAACAGCTTTTTAATATGCTTA is part of the Thermoproteales archaeon genome and harbors:
- a CDS encoding diphthine--ammonia ligase — its product is MKICALFSGGKDSTYALHWAILKGFKISNLLTFQPRREDSWMFHRPGVEVTKLQAVAIGFPLYYAYTSGVKDKELEDLKNSLMEVKRKFGVEGVITGALLSDYQRMAINLICEELNLKTFSPLWRKNQAEYMRTLINEGFKFIITSINACGITSKFLGKILTEEDIEEIILRAEKYGFNPAFEGGEAETLVLEAPLFKKGIKIIGIREKINEYSWRFKIVDAKLVAKGAANVEVIKDA